The following proteins are encoded in a genomic region of Ornithodoros turicata isolate Travis chromosome 6, ASM3712646v1, whole genome shotgun sequence:
- the LOC135396774 gene encoding cytochrome P450 2J1-like, which translates to MWFLLTLVTIVAYCFYRWFENRCDGNCSLPPGPQGLPVLGYWLGDRPLETLQRLAKDFGPICRFRVLGKDYIHLGSCSAIREAYLKTGDAFVGRPHRESAVTWILDGRGISQGEGAEWIEHRRFVLHTLRDFNFGHLDVSEIVQEVADQLAGSVAERTLRPMDPLPLLTTSTLSVLAGLLFDRAQMPEGDEEFDTLLELITAASEYAFDYLPQLWKGIVPLKMRRNFSEIRRIKQELHDLLNQVIKEHEQSFNDSMLRDYLDVYLNERRRAEREGTLASSSFTMHHFRTICLDLLLSGTASTATWLHWALRIMAEHPKVQQRIQEEMDSLLCADDKFDSVVMRDNLPYTEATILEIHRFASVYSVAMLRTNPEATTLCGFGIPAKSVIIANLRLAHQDPEYWDNPGVFDPTRFLGEDGRPEKRDGFLPFSLGKRMCLGEALTKSVSFIFLTTLLKKFSFELCSTDETNSEEAETVLRSPGNYKLFVTPRVQTTTL; encoded by the exons ATGTGGTTCTTACTGACATTAGTGACGATAGTGGCATATTGTTTTTACCGGTGGTTCGAAAATAGGTGCGACGGTAACTGCAGCTTGCCGCCTGGACCGCAAGGGTTACCGGTGCTAGGGTACTGGCTGGGGGACCGACCTCTTGAAACTCTTCAGCGGCTCGCTAAGGATTTTGGACCTATTTGTCGGTTTAGAGTGTTGGGTAAAGACTACATCCACTTGGGCTCTTGTTCAGCAATAAGAGAAGCCTATCTGAAAACCGGAGACGCCTTCGTCGGGAGACCGCATCGTGAATCTGCGGTCACGTGGATTTTGGATGGACGTG GCATTTCTCAAGGCGAGGGAGCAGAATGGATAGAACACCGTCGCTTCGTTCTGCACACATTGCGGGATTTCAACTTTGGCCACTTGGACGTCTCCGAAATTGTGCAGGAGGTGGCTGATCAGTTAGCAGGAAGCGTGGCCGAAAGAACCCTCAGGCCCATGGATCCTTTGCCTCTCCTCACCACTTCCACCCTGTCCGTGCTTGCTGGACTGCTGTTCGACAGGGCACAGATGCCTGAAGGGGACGAGGAGTTCGACACTCTCCTGGAACTCATCACTGCCGCGTCCGAGTACGCCTTCGACTACCTGCCCCAGTTATGGAAGGG GATCGTCCCGTTGAAGATGCGTCGAAATTTCTCCGAGATTCGACGCATTAAGCAAGAGCTCCATGATCTACTGAACCAGGTGATAAAAGAACACGAACAATCATTCAATGACTCCATGTTGCGTGATTATCTGGATGTCTACCTGAACGAAAGGCGAAGAGCGGAGCGAGAGGGCACCCTCGCAAGCAGCTCTTTCACCA TGCATCACTTCAGAACGATATGTTTGGACCTCCTTTTAAGCGGCACTGCCAGTACGGCTACTTGGCTCCATTGGGCATTGCGCATCATGGCCGAACACCCGAAAGTACAGCAACGGATTCAAGAGGAAATGGATTCGCTCCTCTGCGCGGACGACAAATTCGACTCCGTCGTCATGCGAGACAACTTGCCGTACACGGAAGCGACCATATTGGAAATCCATCGCTTCGCCAGTGTGTACTCTGTGGCCATGCTGCGTACTAACCCTG AAGCGACAACGTTGTGCGGATTTGGGATCCCCGCTAAATCCGTTATCATAGCGAACCTGAGACTGGCACACCAAGATCCCGAGTACTGGGACAATCCCGGAGTGTTTGACCCAACACGATTTTTGGGCGAAGATGGCAGGCCGGAGAAGCGAGACGGTTTTCTTCCGTTCTCCCTGG GAAAACGCATGTGTCTAGGAGAAGCCCTGACCAAGTCTGTTAGTTTCATCTTCCTTACGACGCTGCTAAAAAAATTCTCATTCGAACTCTGTTCTACCGATGAAACAAATAGTGAGGAAGCAGAAACGGTACTTCGTTCGCCTGGTAACTACAAGCTCTTCGTGACACCTCGTGTGCAGACGACAACCTTATAA